The DNA window CATACGATATATTTAACTACGTTTCTCTTTTGATTGCATTAgttattcgaaattttttggggttatgttctttttttttttttgcaacgaTTTAGAactaaattatatttagaggttttatcgaaaatattaaataattatgggtaataatgtaaaattatattatattaatactcggtttattttgtttagaatattatatttatagcgTCAATGTACAAAACACTGTAAATAATGCACTTAAAGGAAATAAGTGCGGGGTTTACGGACGCTAAAGAGTGGCATACGATTTTTATGATGGATTCGTTTGGGTAATGGGAATTTGATCTTAGAATCGTGGAATTGTTTAACTTGTGGTCTACGGCAATTGGCTGCCTTTACAACTTCtactttaattatttgaatCGAATGAGCACGTGCACGATGACGTGCTCCCATATCTCTATAACATTGCGTTACAGCTCCACTAACAGATAAATCTCTGTATTCTCTGTACATGTTGTGTGTGCCAGATCTAGAATCATATCTCAACCAAATGccaaagttttttattttgattggAGTCTTCTCTGGAATCTAAAaacatgataataacaataatattaatttatatttcaatttatattatattttgccTTAATACATACCTGTTTAAGAGATACGATTTCTCCAGTTGATTTCTTAAACTTCTTTAATTGACGCAAGAAGTACCAAAATCTAGACTTAGCAACAATTGCATCAGGTGCAAATATTCTCATTTTATACAAAGGAGGTACCTTCTCCTTTTCAGTTGGTAGCTTACGTCCAATGACTTCATATTCTTTGAGCTAAAAAGagaatcaaaatataattttaattggagtataagaaaatgaattctttGTTTGTACCAATCAGTGAGGtttaatatatgttatgtttgaaaagatagacagaattgatatttcgattaagtaatataaactttttgaGCTTAATTAGAAACAATTATTCGGAAAATTATACACACATGTGTTGACTAGAACACTCCTATAGGTTATGTTAtcttattaatgaattattatgcGAGTAAGTAAACATCTTGTACATAATTTCCCACtattaaacaaagtaaaactAATGATTCATTTGGTGCATAGATAAGTTTAGATTTTTAagtataagtaaataatttacttACTTCACCTTTCGCCTTCATTGTTACACGCGTTTAACACACTAAGGTAAACCGGAAAAAGAGGTCGCTATACGTAAAATCAACCGGAAACCAaacatttcaatttatttaaatatatttttattattttcattctcgcATTTagtaagaaaatttcattacttttttttatcgtttaaaataaaaattatttattttacaaatctatttcatattacatacattttt is part of the Vespa crabro chromosome 21, iyVesCrab1.2, whole genome shotgun sequence genome and encodes:
- the LOC124431335 gene encoding 60S ribosomal protein L18a: MKAKGELKEYEVIGRKLPTEKEKVPPLYKMRIFAPDAIVAKSRFWYFLRQLKKFKKSTGEIVSLKQIPEKTPIKIKNFGIWLRYDSRSGTHNMYREYRDLSVSGAVTQCYRDMGARHRARAHSIQIIKVEVVKAANCRRPQVKQFHDSKIKFPLPKRIHHKNRMPLFSVRKPRTYFL